CAGCTACCATTAGATTTAATTGACAGGAGAATACCAGAGGAAAAGCACAACATGAAATGGTCTCAAAAGCTTTTTCCTGTGGTACTCTTGCAAGTCGTATTCACACTGTGCTCAGCATATTCATACATCTAAGTATTCATTAATAACTACTTTCTCATAAACACAAAAATTTTCTAGCACAAGTAATAAATTTTgtatgaaaatgtaaaaaaaaatcagagctcAAATATATACATTTGCATAAACAAGGAACAACCAACCTATTGAGTCTagaaaaaacatcaaaacaaacacagtaaaaattatatttgtagCATTATAGTCTGAAATGTTTATCATTAGAAAATTTCATGCAGCAAAATCCAGCACTTCCACAGCCTCATTCACGTTAGTTTCTCACTAAATTTGAGCAAGTTAAATACAATAAACACATGCAAAGTACATTACAAATAAAGCATATactattttctatttcattaaTTCCCTCAGTCTTTCAAGATTTAGAAATGCCAACATGATGTTCTTTCACAATTGTACATTAAGCTGGTCTGCGTCCTGTTCATAATGTCTTagcaatcagaaaaaaaaaaaccagcataTTTTACATTACCAATAGTTCAGGATCCTCTGGATCCTATTAAAATATAACCCCCTATTCTTTTGAATAGGTAACAGAAAAGAGAATATTAAAGAACAATGCACATACAACACAATGAGGAAAAATGCAAGAATTCTGTTTCATGACTGATCTCAGATACCAACCAACATCCTCTTCAAACTAAACAgcaacagaaattaaacttttttgAGCATAACATTGAACTTAAACGAGTTTCCTCAGCCATTCTCTGTGCCAACAATATTTTAACAGCGACAACATCTATCAAGTGCTGGTGTACAATTCTGTACCTTCAATTAAAAATTTGTAACCCATTCTGTTGGAGGCTTAATTTTGATTCAAGTATGGCCCATTATGTTACTTTTAGTTAACAActtcaggaaatattttaagaaagcttattaagaatatttttccattataaAGACACACGAACATACCAAAAACTAAATAAACTTTGGGTTACATAAAAAGCACATAATAGAAATAACTATTATGCTTAAATTCTATTTCTGTCTGTTGTTGAACAATAGAAATAACTATTATGCTTAAATTCTATTTCTGTCTGCTGTTGAACAATTCCCAGAAAATTGTTCACATATCAGACGTGCATGGGATTATTCTCAAAGCTTTGTCACATCTGATAAAATTTGCCACAATCACCAATTTACTTATACTTGCTAAAGAATGTTATTGGAAATACACAGCTCCTACCTGCTGGATGAGATGCATACATTTTGAAGACTGAACTCCATATGCATTGTTGACAATATGTGGAATGTCATAATTAGCACAAATTACAgacagctcctccagcctgtgaGCATAAAATCATAATTAAGAGAAGCATTGATTACTGTAGCTCAACTTACAAGCCAGACCATTAAAAGACTGAAAGGTCTACAAGGAAGCCAGAATGAGAAAAGCAACTCTTTTGATTAGTACCTCAAGGCAGTATTTGTCACCTTAAGCTAAAAAGTTAAGATGAAAATTCTATTGGCTTTTACATATACTGCAAATTGCTGATCTAGTCTGACCTTTTCTTGCTTCACTCAAATTTTTATCTGGACACCAGTTAATATACCCCAAACCATTAAGCTTTAGATACaagctttttgttgttgttgttgcttttacTATTAACTACATAGCTTTAGCTAGTcattagtttttcttttctctattaTTCAACATGAAAACAGTCTACAGTAGTTTCAAAAGTGTCTTGGGAATCAAAAGCAtcctgtaacagaaagtttttACATGTTTCTGTTTATCTCAAAAGAACTACTAATTTGATCCTTTGGCTGGAATCTCATGCATGCTTGCATGCTTCAGGTAAActgattaagaaaaaataaattctttaaagGAATGGAAAGCCCTAAAATGTCTGAATATGGACATCAACAAATTGAAAATCTGTTCAGCTGTTTACTCTTCACTTGCCTTTAGAACCCCCTGAAATCACAGTGAGCTCAGCCTGGATTGATTAATCAGCCAAATTAAGATTTATGTGAGCACACTGATCACTTTAAGTAAGATCCTTCAGCATTTTAAACATACTTATATGCAGTACCCTTTTCTGAAGCACTCCAATCAtgctatattttaaaaaaattactcatGATTTTCCCCAAACTTTTGAATCTATTTTAGAAATATAATCTATTTGGAAAAAATTAGgcaatataaaataatttaaattgaCGATAAAGGTAAtattaccttaaaaaaaaatcaggaaattcTGCTTCCAATGCATTTTTACTCTATCTCCTCCTGTACAGCCTCTCACTGTAATTTACTGACATACATATAAAATGTGACAGAgtataaaaacattttccaagAGGTGACATTCCTTTGCATTCTATTTCTATTACATTTTCTAGTGTTGTTctgcaatgcaaaattctgctgcaagtgtcaaattaatttttacaaaCATAAATTCTTAGGAAATCATCATCACCATATTAtcctttaaaaaatcaaaaggaCTTTATAATTAGGAAACACCAGCAATATAATGTACATACTGATCTTCGACAGTCAAAATAATTGTGAGGAGCTGCATTTCCaataatttttcacatttttcaacACAGAATTACAAAATATTCCAAGAtggaaggaacccacaaggatcatcgcGGCCAAcacctggccctgcacagcccaatCCCCGAGTCACACCACGcacctgagagcattgtccaaatgcttcttgaactctgtcaggctggtgctgtggccacttccatggggagcctgttccagtgcccagccaccctctgggggaagaaccttttcctgatatccaacctaaacctcctccagctcagcttctgcccattcccttgggtcctgtcactgtcaccacagagcagagatcagtgcctgccctcctcctccccttatgaggaagttgtaactgcaaTGGGAACTCCACTCAGTCTCCTCCAGAGTGAACAGACCAAGGGACCTCAGCCGCTCCTCATGTGGCTTCCCCTCATTAATAGAATACTTGAGGAAATACATTATGCAGGGCAAAGTTTTTGCCTTCTGACCTGACAGTTCTTAATCAGACACATTTCTCACCCTCTAGAGAGACTCAATGGAACATAGCTTTCCTCTTATAGGCTTCTTGTCAAGTGCAGGCACAGAATTTGATCAAACTAGAAACATAGAGAGTGTACAGCTATTTATATTCATCTTTCTCACCTTCTGAAAATTAAAGGAGCAGTAACCTATCTTCTACAAGTACTGCAAATAGAAAAGtcttttttccctaaaaatatTCAATTGAACAACTAGATTCATTGTGCAATACAGAATGAGAATGCCACAGTTTGAAGAGAATGTGTCAGTGTGCAAAGGAAGCAAATGATGCACAGAACCTGTATGCACCTGCACCTGCTCCCAAGGCCTTGAATGCAGCATTGAAAATGCCACTAAtcatatcagaaaaataaagcattaaCAGAACTTGGCTACTGAAGTTCTTAATAATCACAAATACAGAAGTATCTCCCTCtttattcttcctttctttctctcctgtttGTTAAAGTTCATGAAAAGAAAGCTTTCTACTACTGAAAGTAAAAAGATACAGAATTCTGCTAAGTACATAGACCAACTGAAAAGGACACTTTCCCTTTGGTCCTCTTAAATACAGTAGTTTTACAAACACCTTACAACAACAGTAGGTAGAATACTGAGAAAGAGGGTTTATACACTAGAGAATTGCTCCCATAGAAATAAATGGTACTTCAAAGGAAAACCATAGGTGTGGCAGCCATAAAGCtactaaaatttttaaaacacgGCCACCACAACTAAATAAAGCCTTACAAATGAAGATATTTCAAAACAGACATTTAAAATTGCACCCTCCAGAAATGCTGTCAGGGCTTTCCTTCCCACAGGAAGATGAAGGTTATGGCCTTCAATAGTTGACAGtttcttttaaacagaaagTACATTCAAATCTTCCTATATCTGTGGTATATTATAACATAGTGCCACTACCTAATAATTAATCTCTTAGTTGTAGAGGACAAAACAATAGCAGCATGTCAAAAAGAGGAAGCAGATAAGGAGAAGATTCATTTACCCAAGCTATAAAACAACCATTCAGTTTTGATAGCTGTGATTTAAGTTAGCCAATAAATCTGCAAGTCGACTTCAAGCAATGTTCATAGTATCCTGACAGAATTATATGGTTTTAACTCCCATCTTTCCCTCTAGCAACTAGGTTAACCTATGATAAACACTGGAGGATTTTTTAAGgtaggagaggaggagaggagagtgaaatatatttttacttgCCACATTTTAGAGTCAATAACATTTCTTTCCTATGCTTGTGGAGAAGAGTAGAAAAGGCAACAGTAACATCAAAAAATGGTATTAGCTATGGAGCTACATTTCCTGGATTATGCTTCCACGAGAAACTACTTTTACTACTTCCATGAAATTTTATGAAAACCACAAGCAAAATGACATGAATTTCACCACAAGAGAGCAACATTAACCTCACTTAcataacagaagaaaaatcttctGTGTAACTCTCActtttttaatatacttttcTGGAAGGGGATTAAAGAACCTTTACTAATTGTTGGCAGAAGCAATTTTAGGAAGATGGATGGTCAAAACATGGAGgtgttggttgggttttgttgttgttgttgggggGTAGGGAGgatgtttatttgttttaacaGTAACAAATAACACACCTCTTACAAAGACTGCTTACCTGTCAGGTACCCTTGGAGCAAAGCAAGATGTTGTAGAATGCACACAAAGGATATTTTCAGCACCAAGAGCCTTGATTTTGGCCTCCACTGCCTCAAGGTCTGTCCGTAGCTCATCACCTTCTAATACATTTTCTATCACCACAGGCTCAAACCCTGaccaaaaaaaagcaagaatttAATATAACTCAACAAATCTGACTAATTGTGGAGGTTTAGTTCCAGTATACATTTGAAAAACACATCGTGCTACTATTGTTTGAATAGATTCTAACAAAAAAGACTGTGCAAATCACACAGATTGGCACCTTCTGATCACAATTCCTAGGACACAAGTTTTTGCATAAATTTGAGAGAGAGATTTGAACCATGAGTTTTGATTTTACATAACTCTAAGGACAGCAGATTAGGCACCTTACTCTGAGAGTGAACTGTAACTTCCTTAGTATTGTTCTCACTTGACTCCTTTATCCACCACAGTACCACTGCACACACCAGCATTTTGCAAGGCATGAGGAAGACAGCATGCACGTTTTAATTACATGTTAGAAATCAGGAGTGCACAAATAAAGCAGAACTACCATGCATTAGCCTGTTTTGTATCTTACTACAAGGGTATGAATTGGTCACTCTGATAGAGGGAAGTTTCATATCTGTTGGAAGAACACACACTGTGTCATCAATCAGTTACCTTCTTACCTGCAGTTATCATTGATTTAAAGCAAGATTTCTGGTCTATACGTGGCCAGATAATGTACTTTGCCTTTGGTCTCTTGTGCCTCAATGTTAAAAAACACAGAGTCAGACTCATGCCTGTTGCCATAGGAACCACAAAGCAACTGGCCACTGTCCGGACACCTGCATGTAAAAAGCAAGTCAGAAATTAACATGAAGAATCCATGATGGAACTTCACAAATGAGAGAGATTTTTCAAATTTACACCTACCAGCCAGTTTTATAACATCCAGAACTACTGAATTAGTAAGCTTGTTCAAAAGGCTTGAACCTGCAGCTTTGGGCTGTACTGCAGAAATATCACCTGACCTTCCAATTCCATGAATCAACCTAAACAAAAGAAGTTGAAAACACACATCAAGTTGAAAACACACATCAAGATTTCCACGCTGCAAGCCATAAGAAAATTTAACTTGATAAATAATTGTGAAGAAAATTTAACTTGATAAATAATTGTGGAAAACTTTGTACACAATGCAACATCAGTACCTGCCACAATCAATTCTATTTCAACAAAGTACACTTTTTTTTGTAtgaaattttggggttttttttaacagtagATTAACAATGTTCCTGCATGCAAGTAAAAACTTTGAGAAGACCCACAGCAGCAACACCTCTAGCCTCTGGCAGGTTTCCTTTTAagtctccttttttcttttccatttaagtTTCCTTTTAACAACTCAGCACTTCTTGATGTATGTCAAAATAGCATTAGAAATGCTGACATGTTCAGACACACaaccaaggaaaacaaaaattagttGTCTATAGTGTAGGGTAGCATAGGCATAGTGGTATTACAGATACTCCCTTGACAAATGCTTCATCTCCATAAGGCAAGGAAATAATATATACGAAGTGATATACATGGATATATGTATCGCTCTGCCCATCTTACACATCTTCACTTCATCTATCATTTTGCTGTTCAATGTTATCTCTCTTGGAAAAATATGTTTCTCTGAATTCTGTTTATAAATTTTGGTTATAAACTGTGTTTGTAAATACTGAACATTATTTAGCTCAGGAGTGGAGGATCCTGAAGTCATTTATAGAATACAAGCTTACAGAATGAATTCACCCATGGCggaaatgcagcagctgctcaagTAAGCTAGTAACAGTATACACCTACTTATGgctttaattcctttttttgtcttGGCAACAGAATAAAATGCAGTCCAATGAGTATATGATATTCAGAACTTCTTGGAGCATGATTTTACagcttaaatttattttcctgtttcaaGTGCTAAGTTGAAATCAACAAACACTTGATGATTAATTAAAACTTACATATAATACTCACTCcacccaaaatattttcttccctcaTTCCTGCTATGTTCTTAATAACTGTCTCATATCagtactttttattttgtgcaCTTATGTACTACTTCCCGAGAAGTAATCTTCCCTAATACTGCCCCTTTATTAAGCTAAAAGAAGAGACAGCTTGAAAATCATCTTCCTCTACCTCCATCACTCCCCAAGTCACCTGTAAAACTTAATGCAGAAATAAGTGAGGGGAGGACACCTTGCTATTGCTGACACTCACAGGAGAAGCGAGATGCCAGGTGACAGAGCTGCATTGGAACAGCAGTAGTGAGCACAGCTCAGGCTCCTCTGGCCAGGAGCCAGGCACAATTTCCCCAGCACTGTCCAAAAGCAAAACTTCCCCAGATATCCTCCCCTCCCCTACCATGGATATCCTAGCCTAGAGAGCTGCACACAAAACTAAAAAAGCCAAACTGATGTATCACTGGATTTCAACATGAATCTATCATGGTATTGTAGGGCTTATGAAAGCCATCAAGCCTAAGTAACTCAACCTCCATGTGCTTACCAAGCTTACTAAACTTCTGGCCTCTAATATACTTTTGTGTTTATCTTTGGAGAAGAAACATCCTGGAATGTTCACTTTGATTCACTCCTGCTGGATCAAACATCACAGCAAGATACTCAGCACAGCAAagtacacacacatacaaagtACATTCATAAGGAAATTAATGCAGAACCTCTAAAATGATAGCATCCAACATATCCATTAAGTAAGTCTGAAGGGCTACAAGCTAATAAAGGCACCTTTTGTCTTTAGAGATCTCCTTACTTCATATAAAATCTATTATAGATGGACTGGGGTTTCATGTGCTTATCAACTAATCCCATTATAAAGCTattaacaaatatttaaaaatacaaatagcTGTTCACTGTCAACGTTCAATAATGGGCAACTACAATGTACAGTAGCTTTTAATAATATACAGATGAAAAGCTGCACCTTTTTATAAAAGgcataattattttaaaacagtaagaTCTCTTCCTATTTCTGCTTCCCTTGTAAAGGATGACTCAACAACTTCAGCTTCTACAAATTAAATGTACAGGACATAATCCTGACAAAGCATTTTTGCTTCATTCAAGACTTTCTATAGAGTTACTAATGAAAATTTAATATAGAAAGCAGTATCAATTCAATAGATAAACCAACCACAATAAAGTATGCCATTGGAAAGCATTAATAATAACCTGAATAATTCAAAACAGTCAATACTTTGTACCTGTAATGCCTTCGGGCAACAAGACCTGATGCCactcttccttccctctcacCAACGCCACAGTTGCCCAGGAAGTTATTGCTATCCATTATAGCAAGTTCATGAAGAAACAATTCAATGGTGCTTTCATCCCATCCATCTTCAGGACATTTCCCcttaacaataataataaaaataaattatgaaatttggaaatgaaaaattaacaaaacttTATGCAACTTGTTTGATAATTGCTACCCTTCTTTCTCATGCTAAGCAGCAGTCTGTATTTTCATTATTCTCTTTTATACTATCTAATGTTATGAAGCTGTATCCAGAGAAAAGTTAAATAATGATTTTTCCATGTGTTAAATACAACTACATTAGCACATCCCGACATTAAAACAATCAGGATATCTTGTACCTTCAAGTGTTCTCTATGGTACACACAAAACCACTGCAGGGCATACATGTTAATTACTCCCTAAAAGACTACAGATTCTTTGATGTATTCTCTAGACATGACGTACAAGAACTCAACAGCGAAAACTGCACAAAAGGGAAGATATTCAGATATTAGAGAACCAAAAACATGAGCAGAAGGGAAATATAGTTTAAATGTAATACATCTTCCTATCTACACATATTACTTTCCAGTTATTATCTAATAGGGAAGGAAACCATTTCAAAATATATCAAAACCTGCAAGAAGAAACCTGCTCTTTCTTGTGCTCTTTACTGAATTAACAACTGCATCCATCTTTGCAAATTGCAGACAAGATTCTCAAAGCAGGGACCCATAAAACCATGAGGATTTTTTATAGGTCCAGAGGCTTTTTCACATGGCCCAGCAACAAAACAGCCAATTCAGTAAGTCTAATTAGTTTATCAAGTGCGGTATCAAAGTTCAGTTGGAAAAAGTAGATGGCATGACTGAGGATGCTCAAAAACTGAAACGTTTGCTAATTCATTGACAATGATTTTTATACGCTGAAGGCAATGAAATACATTGTTTTGGCACCTTACAAGTATCGCTTTTTACCTCGTGCAACAATGTGCTAGTATCTCActgtttttaaacatttatttaactGTTCGCTGGGCCTTTCTCGGCAAGCGCACAACCCAGGGCAGtgattttctcttcttcccaaACAAGGCCTTTCACTCTGGGGCTCAGTCAGGTCCCTGCCGTGCCGGCAGCGGCTCTCCCGGCCGGACACGGCGGTGCCGCCGAGCCCGAGGGCAGAGTCCGTGACCCCGGCCGGACACGGCGGTGCCGCCGAGCCCGAGGGCAGAGTCCGTGACCCCGGCCGGCCTGCGCGCTCACGGGGCTGCGCGGGGCCGCCGCGACCAGCCCGGCTCGGGGGAGGTTTCCCTGCCCGACCCGGTTGCTCGGAGGGCCAACGGGCGGCTCAGGGCCGCTCTGCCCTCTCGAACCCCGGTGCGCGGAGGGCGGGGGGGTCGGCTCTGCCCCACTTCGGACGGTGGTGGCAGAGACGGGGCTGCTCGGTGCCCGCTCGGCCCCGGCGCGcagggcggggggcggcggcccCATTACCTGCTCCAGCAGCGCCCGCAGGCGCAGCTCGTGCGCGCGGCGGCCCTGCGCCCCCTGGCGCACATAGGCCGCCGTCACCAGCCGCTCGCTGCAGCCCTGGTTCTCCGCGTTCATGGCCGCGGCGCTCCCGGCGCCGCCGCTGCTCCCCCTCCGCGCCGAACGGGCCTGTGCGAGCCGGGCACTTCCCACCGGGAAGGGGCGGACGGGGGCGGTGCGGCGCAAGCCGCGCCGTGGAGCTCCgtggccccgccccgccgccagATCCGGTCCGTGGGCAGCGCTCCGCTGGGCCGCCCCTacccggccctgccctgcccggccctgccctgcccggcccggccgctgggcggggctgggctgggccggccCCGGTGCAGGTGCGGGCCCGCAGGGGAGCGGGGCCGAGCTTGGGCCTGTCACAGGCCGCGTCCCGCTGTGAGAGGCAGCTCGCCCGAGCCCagactgctgggctgggaagggcctgTTGGTGGGCTGGGTTTCCCGGCCCTGCTGAGTTTAGGCTGTTGAGAACAGCCGCGTAGCTCCCCGCTGCTCCGCCAGGGCCAGGGCGTTCTTTACTCCTCGGGACGTGTCTGGGGGTACAAGTGCTTGTGGGACGATCCTCAGGGAATAGCAGCAGCCTGCTAGGGCTGCGGGTATAACCCAAAACTGCATCACAAGGACAAAGACACGTTACCCAGCTAGACCTAGacctattttatttttgttttttttgacGCAACACCAGCAGGAGATTTGCAGGCCAGGCTTTGCACCTTTGCTAGGAGCTGCCAGTAAGGCCTCAGCAGGTGGAAGCTTCCCTGGAGCACGGGCAGCCGGCCGCGTCGCTGTCCTTTGCCCCCCGGCGGCCACGGGCACCGGCAGGTTCCCACTTGCCTCCTCGAAATAACTAGTAGGGAGCGTAAAACAATTTAAGAGGCGGGTTAAGTATGTGGTGTGTTTGTTCCAATGTTGAATTATAACCAatgtttaatt
This sequence is a window from Melospiza georgiana isolate bMelGeo1 chromosome 5, bMelGeo1.pri, whole genome shotgun sequence. Protein-coding genes within it:
- the SEPSECS gene encoding O-phosphoseryl-tRNA(Sec) selenium transferase, coding for MNAENQGCSERLVTAAYVRQGAQGRRAHELRLRALLEQGKCPEDGWDESTIELFLHELAIMDSNNFLGNCGVGEREGRVASGLVARRHYRLIHGIGRSGDISAVQPKAAGSSLLNKLTNSVVLDVIKLAGVRTVASCFVVPMATGMSLTLCFLTLRHKRPKAKYIIWPRIDQKSCFKSMITAGFEPVVIENVLEGDELRTDLEAVEAKIKALGAENILCVHSTTSCFAPRVPDRLEELSVICANYDIPHIVNNAYGVQSSKCMHLIQQGARVGRIDAFVQSLDKNFMVPVGGAIIAGFNESFIQEISKMYPGRASASPSLDVLITLLSLGTSGYKKLLKERKEMFSYLSSELKKLADNHNERLLDTPHNPISLAMSLKTLDETNDAAVTQLGSMLFTRQVSGARVVPCGSVQTVNNYTFKGFMSHTNDYPCAYLNAASAIGIKKQDVDVFLKRLDKCLKTFRKEAKQENCKNEISDANAATDQLED